One stretch of Actinomycetes bacterium DNA includes these proteins:
- a CDS encoding TIGR03089 family protein, protein MDHPAALLDAALRRDAARPLVTFYDDATGERVELSVTSFANWVAKTANLVVDGLGLQPGEVLALDLPRHWLGAVWAVAAWSAGLVVAPGGDPASCAVAVTGPDGVEAHRAAPELVVVSLRPLGAPLPEGALPAGVLDYAREVPLHGDRFAGGPLDPAAPALTVGGTDRSAAEVVELARATAARWGVQPQGRLLVAGALPQPDDLLAATAVPLALDASVVLCAHAATDRLADRAVSERVTASV, encoded by the coding sequence ATGGACCACCCCGCCGCCCTGCTCGACGCCGCGCTGCGCCGGGACGCCGCCCGACCGCTGGTCACCTTCTACGACGACGCGACCGGTGAGCGGGTCGAGCTGTCCGTGACCTCGTTCGCCAACTGGGTCGCCAAGACCGCGAACCTGGTGGTCGACGGCCTCGGCCTGCAGCCCGGTGAGGTGCTGGCCCTCGACCTGCCGCGGCACTGGCTCGGGGCGGTGTGGGCGGTGGCCGCCTGGTCGGCTGGCCTGGTCGTGGCGCCCGGCGGAGACCCGGCGTCGTGCGCTGTCGCCGTCACCGGCCCGGACGGCGTCGAGGCCCACCGAGCCGCCCCGGAGCTGGTCGTGGTGTCGCTGCGGCCCCTCGGCGCCCCGCTCCCCGAGGGGGCGCTGCCGGCCGGCGTGCTCGACTACGCCCGCGAGGTCCCCCTGCACGGCGACCGCTTCGCGGGGGGCCCGCTGGACCCGGCCGCACCCGCGCTGACCGTGGGCGGCACGGATCGTTCGGCGGCCGAGGTCGTCGAGCTGGCCAGGGCCACAGCCGCGCGCTGGGGGGTGCAGCCGCAGGGCCGCCTGCTGGTGGCCGGGGCGCTGCCGCAGCCCGACGACCTGCTGGCCGCCACCGCGGTACCGCTCGCGCTGGACGCGTCGGTGGTGCTGTGCGCCCACGCCGCCACGGACCGGCTGGCGGACCGGGC